Proteins from one Marinobacter alexandrii genomic window:
- a CDS encoding PAS domain S-box protein, whose product MEFTIKELEKFAHGTEVFMAILTIEGVVVKANDRWFKRFKIEKEDLVGRPITKLIHDSEEQRFVELIEIAVEERQICHEVISLIDQDLQSFSFQFDLTYQEGEIYLVGFDVTDHAKEHLSLVDMSKLTNTGAWYYDPIRDKTYWSEEVYNIHDLPVGSDVNAGMALSFYTGKHKDEIDKLVKKLYENFEMYDYTGEITSAKGKSKWIRTIAKPMIHEGKIIYICGVTADRTRLHNNLERIKKESETRLLALKGIKSGLFDHDLQKDVVFYSPDFKDMVGLSREGEYLPEAEFRKMIHPDDRDEAYQRHMDQLDKEGNHYFNHYRLQNRHEEYEYYEVHAWRKKDKEGIASRMVGNLINVNDRVLAEQEKTRTKNSLEAMVDNGFIYSLLLSKNGTILMADYRSIEIIEHEYGVNPRKEEVKYENVMPDVFKKPYREEFEKAMKGMTIRKEIERPVPDGSMQWLDVMYRPIKNEDEEITYVLTNLSDITKRKRAEMSIKEAKNYAMSLNRLKSGILSNLSHEMRTPLNGIMGTTELLMATDLGKEEHELLQMQKDSEKRLLKTLNDLITLSDLDSMRLNMRLKECKLNDLVQKSFDTYHHMANKKSLGYTLQKSDREAVVLVDQDMIAAALNAVIHNAIKYTNGGQVSIECNLDEQEWAEIKIKDTGVGIDSTNYERIFEDFEKVNIGLNYKYEGAGIGLSIANKFIQLMGGSIVVHSVVNEGSQFEIKLPAIELISE is encoded by the coding sequence ATGGAATTTACCATCAAAGAGCTGGAAAAATTTGCTCATGGCACTGAAGTCTTTATGGCAATACTCACTATTGAAGGTGTTGTGGTCAAGGCAAATGATAGATGGTTTAAAAGGTTCAAAATTGAGAAAGAGGACTTAGTGGGGAGACCCATTACTAAACTCATACATGATAGTGAAGAACAGAGATTTGTTGAACTAATAGAAATAGCAGTAGAGGAAAGACAAATATGCCATGAAGTAATATCCCTAATAGATCAGGATTTGCAGTCATTCTCGTTTCAGTTCGATTTGACATACCAAGAAGGAGAGATCTATTTGGTGGGATTTGATGTGACTGATCATGCAAAGGAACATCTATCATTGGTAGACATGTCCAAACTTACGAACACAGGAGCATGGTACTATGATCCTATTCGCGATAAAACCTATTGGTCTGAAGAAGTATATAACATCCACGACCTTCCAGTAGGATCAGATGTAAATGCAGGAATGGCCTTAAGCTTTTATACCGGCAAGCATAAAGATGAAATAGACAAGCTAGTCAAAAAGCTTTATGAAAATTTTGAGATGTATGATTACACGGGAGAAATTACAAGTGCGAAAGGAAAAAGTAAATGGATTCGGACGATTGCTAAACCAATGATTCATGAGGGTAAGATTATTTATATATGCGGTGTAACAGCTGATCGTACCCGGCTCCATAATAATCTTGAGAGAATTAAAAAGGAATCTGAGACAAGATTACTTGCTTTAAAAGGAATCAAGTCAGGGTTGTTTGACCATGACCTGCAGAAAGACGTGGTGTTCTACAGTCCAGATTTTAAAGATATGGTGGGCTTGTCTAGAGAAGGTGAATACCTTCCTGAGGCAGAATTTAGAAAAATGATCCACCCAGATGATCGAGATGAGGCATACCAGCGTCATATGGATCAACTGGACAAAGAAGGTAATCATTACTTTAACCATTACAGACTTCAAAACAGGCATGAAGAATATGAGTATTATGAAGTGCATGCCTGGAGGAAAAAGGATAAAGAAGGTATAGCCAGCCGTATGGTGGGCAATCTGATCAATGTAAACGATCGAGTACTTGCAGAGCAAGAAAAGACCAGAACCAAGAATAGCTTAGAAGCTATGGTAGATAATGGTTTTATTTACAGCCTACTTTTGAGTAAAAACGGAACCATACTAATGGCTGATTACCGGTCTATAGAAATTATAGAACATGAATATGGAGTAAATCCGAGGAAAGAGGAGGTGAAGTATGAAAATGTGATGCCAGATGTATTTAAGAAGCCATATAGAGAGGAGTTTGAAAAAGCAATGAAAGGGATGACAATCCGCAAAGAGATAGAACGCCCAGTGCCAGATGGATCTATGCAATGGCTGGATGTCATGTACAGACCTATTAAGAATGAAGATGAGGAGATTACTTATGTCCTAACAAATCTCTCGGATATAACAAAAAGGAAGAGAGCTGAAATGTCTATCAAGGAAGCTAAGAATTATGCCATGTCTCTCAATAGGCTAAAATCTGGTATTCTTTCGAATCTAAGTCATGAGATGCGAACCCCATTAAACGGAATCATGGGGACAACAGAACTCTTAATGGCCACAGATCTGGGCAAGGAAGAGCACGAGCTTTTACAAATGCAGAAAGACAGTGAGAAACGTTTATTAAAAACACTTAATGATCTAATCACTTTGAGTGATTTAGATTCGATGAGGCTTAACATGCGTCTCAAGGAATGCAAACTTAATGACCTTGTTCAAAAGTCATTTGATACCTATCATCATATGGCCAACAAAAAAAGTCTGGGCTATACTTTACAAAAATCTGATCGCGAAGCAGTTGTATTAGTAGATCAAGATATGATAGCTGCTGCTCTCAATGCCGTAATTCATAATGCGATCAAGTATACAAATGGTGGGCAAGTATCTATAGAATGTAATCTTGATGAGCAAGAATGGGCTGAAATCAAAATCAAGGATACAGGTGTAGGTATAGATTCAACAAACTATGAGAGAATCTTCGAGGATTTTGAAAAAGTAAACATTGGTCTCAATTATAAATACGAAGGAGCAGGGATTGGACTTTCAATAGCAAATAAGTTTAT